The following coding sequences are from one Veillonella rodentium window:
- a CDS encoding MGDG synthase family glycosyltransferase → MNNDISRKVLIVSASIGTGHMQAARAIEEYWKDKEPQATISHVDFLDTETMSVEHLIKGTYIKMIDVFPMLYDIIYRVSKGEKQGSIMQTALSYLLKGRMLKLIQQEEPDVMVFTHPFPCGAASILKRQGHINMPLVAIMTDFSSHQFWLYPQVDTYFVATESMVSEMVQSGIDESRIHVSGIPVRRSFFRDAIEDYSLEKPVKVLVMGGGLGLGSLETALKHLDDVNGIDEITVVAGQNTSLYESLVTLSTSMKTKTTVFGYTSNISELMKTSSLLVTKPGALTCMEAVTIGLPMVFFNAIPGQEEANAELLEQRGCARWARDIHNLEDVVAALLINPPRLQQMSQRAREWQVDGAAEIVNDLIKILDDYDTVQVTAIEESI, encoded by the coding sequence ATGAATAACGATATATCACGGAAGGTTCTCATTGTGTCCGCATCCATCGGAACGGGGCATATGCAGGCTGCCAGAGCCATAGAAGAATATTGGAAGGATAAGGAACCACAGGCCACCATCAGTCATGTGGATTTTTTGGATACCGAGACGATGTCCGTCGAGCATCTGATCAAGGGGACATACATCAAGATGATTGACGTGTTTCCGATGCTGTACGACATCATTTACCGCGTCTCCAAAGGGGAGAAGCAGGGATCCATTATGCAGACCGCTCTGTCTTATCTGTTAAAAGGTCGTATGCTCAAGCTGATTCAACAGGAAGAACCTGATGTGATGGTCTTTACGCACCCGTTTCCCTGTGGGGCCGCATCGATCCTGAAACGACAGGGACATATCAATATGCCTCTCGTAGCGATTATGACGGATTTCAGCAGCCATCAATTTTGGCTCTATCCGCAGGTTGATACATACTTTGTGGCTACCGAAAGTATGGTTTCCGAGATGGTACAGTCCGGTATCGATGAGTCGCGCATACACGTGTCGGGGATTCCCGTGCGTCGTTCCTTTTTTCGAGATGCTATTGAGGATTACTCCTTAGAGAAACCTGTGAAAGTACTCGTTATGGGCGGAGGTCTTGGCCTCGGTTCATTGGAAACGGCATTGAAGCATTTAGATGATGTGAACGGTATCGATGAAATCACTGTTGTAGCCGGTCAAAATACATCGCTCTATGAATCATTGGTGACCCTCAGTACCTCGATGAAAACGAAGACCACCGTATTCGGTTATACGTCAAATATTTCGGAATTGATGAAGACATCCTCCTTACTGGTGACGAAGCCGGGCGCATTGACCTGTATGGAGGCGGTGACAATCGGATTGCCGATGGTATTCTTTAATGCGATTCCCGGGCAGGAGGAAGCCAATGCGGAACTTCTTGAACAGCGCGGCTGCGCTCGCTGGGCTCGCGATATTCACAATCTGGAGGACGTTGTTGCGGCGCTTCTCATCAATCCGCCGCGATTACAGCAGATGTCTCAACGCGCTCGCGAATGGCAAGTGGACGGAGCGGCGGAAATCGTAAATGATTTGATTAAAATTTTAGATGATTATGATACGGTGCAGGTAACGGCTATAGAGGAATCTATATAG
- a CDS encoding HU family DNA-binding protein, with the protein MNKTELIASVAQKTELTKKDAEKAVKAVFDTVAEELAAGGKVQVIGFGTFEVRERAAREGRNPQNGKTIRIAASKSPAFKAGKGLKEQVNAAKAKKRKK; encoded by the coding sequence ATGAATAAAACAGAATTAATCGCAAGTGTTGCACAAAAAACTGAGTTAACAAAAAAAGACGCTGAAAAAGCAGTTAAAGCTGTATTCGATACAGTTGCTGAAGAATTAGCTGCTGGTGGTAAAGTACAAGTTATCGGCTTCGGTACTTTCGAAGTTCGTGAACGCGCAGCTCGTGAAGGCCGCAACCCACAAAACGGCAAAACTATCCGTATCGCAGCTTCCAAATCTCCTGCATTCAAAGCTGGTAAAGGTTTGAAAGAACAAGTTAACGCTGCAAAAGCTAAAAAACGCAAAAAATAA
- the mazG gene encoding nucleoside triphosphate pyrophosphohydrolase — MNNNIDQSGLIHDESTEKVSIKPLVDVVKALRAPDGCPWDRKQTHESLRRYFIEETYEVVDAIDNKDMLNLREELGDVLLQVVFHSQLAEDAGHFTLQDVIDDVTAKMIRRHPHIFNPGNDEKSYSWDELKAQEKKNIQNSVLDGVSKSLPALVVAQKLQEKAGKLGFDWDELDPVWAKVDEEMAEFKEAVGEKDSENMEKEAGDVLFSLINLFRWYKISGENALNRTNTKFRQRFSHVEACVNQSDRSWEDFSLAELDAFWEEAKVQEK; from the coding sequence ATGAACAACAATATTGATCAGTCCGGTTTGATTCATGATGAATCTACAGAAAAGGTATCGATTAAACCGCTTGTTGATGTAGTGAAAGCATTGCGTGCTCCCGATGGCTGTCCATGGGACAGAAAGCAGACTCACGAGTCGCTGCGGCGCTACTTTATCGAGGAGACCTATGAGGTGGTGGATGCGATTGATAATAAGGATATGCTCAATTTACGGGAAGAATTAGGCGATGTATTACTACAGGTCGTGTTTCACAGTCAGTTGGCGGAAGATGCGGGACATTTTACGCTGCAAGATGTCATTGATGATGTGACCGCCAAGATGATTCGCCGTCATCCGCATATTTTCAATCCCGGAAATGATGAAAAATCATATAGTTGGGATGAATTAAAGGCACAAGAAAAGAAAAATATACAAAATTCTGTATTAGACGGCGTTTCTAAAAGTTTACCCGCTTTAGTGGTCGCTCAGAAATTACAGGAAAAGGCCGGAAAGCTAGGCTTTGACTGGGATGAGCTTGATCCTGTCTGGGCGAAAGTAGACGAGGAAATGGCTGAATTTAAGGAAGCCGTAGGCGAAAAAGATAGTGAAAATATGGAAAAAGAGGCGGGAGATGTGCTTTTTTCCTTGATTAATTTATTTAGATGGTATAAAATAAGCGGTGAAAATGCACTGAATCGCACAAACACTAAGTTCCGACAGCGTTTTTCACATGTAGAGGCTTGTGTTAACCAAAGCGATCGCTCATGGGAAGACTTTTCATTAGCTGAGCTGGATGCTTTTTGGGAGGAGGCTAAGGTGCAGGAAAAGTAA
- a CDS encoding putative polysaccharide biosynthesis protein yields the protein MNRFLKGAMILTLAGIIVKIIGAFSKVLIARILGGEGIGLYMMAYPIYQIIVSISASGIPVAISIMIAEKLANDDIRGVQKVFFVSLRTLTVLGVVFSLALYSSAQWLVDYHIITDARALTAIQLLSPAILVVTILSCFRGYFQGFQYMVPTGTSQVFEQIFRVSSMVGLAYYFIDRGLHLAAGGATFATFPGVLAGLLVLIYFYYRQRHVRQQMLMHQNPQVSAESTTTVVKRLFSLAIPVSMANIMLPMVSLIDTFIVPKRLMDIGYYLHEATTQFGYLTGMATSLIGLPIILTTSLAASLVPAVSEAHAQKDMHRIVQRSGSAIKIANMFTIPACVGLCVLATPISQLIYATPNAGPVIAVISLSIVFLGWQQVTAGILQGLGRTMIPMAAIFIGLLAKTVLDYKLTGTVELGINGAAWATNFNFAIAALINYTFVKRYVGAVLNKMELLKIIVSAMAMGGATQVIYVSTVDLLDNGGAVAMAILVAIFVYCLSLWLTKAIVKDDIYYFPIIGKRLQARRNREEAKLYEQQY from the coding sequence ATGAATCGATTTCTAAAAGGTGCCATGATTTTGACCTTGGCAGGTATTATCGTCAAGATTATCGGCGCTTTCAGCAAGGTCCTGATCGCCCGCATTCTGGGCGGTGAGGGGATAGGTCTTTATATGATGGCCTATCCGATTTATCAGATTATCGTCAGCATATCCGCATCGGGGATTCCCGTGGCCATATCGATTATGATTGCCGAAAAGCTTGCCAACGATGATATACGCGGTGTTCAGAAGGTTTTTTTCGTATCTTTGCGGACCCTTACCGTGCTGGGAGTCGTATTTAGTCTCGCATTGTATAGCAGCGCTCAGTGGCTGGTTGATTATCATATCATAACCGACGCTCGGGCGTTGACAGCCATTCAGCTTCTGTCTCCGGCTATTTTGGTGGTGACCATATTGAGTTGCTTCAGAGGTTATTTTCAGGGCTTTCAATATATGGTCCCTACCGGTACGAGCCAGGTTTTTGAACAGATATTCCGCGTGTCCTCCATGGTGGGGCTGGCGTATTATTTTATAGATCGCGGCTTGCATCTCGCGGCCGGAGGTGCTACGTTTGCTACGTTTCCCGGTGTATTGGCGGGGCTGTTGGTGCTGATTTATTTTTACTATCGCCAACGTCATGTGCGTCAACAAATGTTGATGCATCAGAATCCGCAGGTTTCCGCTGAAAGTACGACGACCGTCGTAAAGCGTTTATTCAGTCTTGCGATTCCCGTATCGATGGCTAATATCATGTTGCCGATGGTATCCCTTATCGATACTTTCATCGTTCCGAAACGATTGATGGATATAGGATACTATCTGCATGAAGCGACCACACAATTCGGTTATTTAACAGGAATGGCTACGTCCTTAATCGGCTTGCCGATCATTCTGACCACATCTTTGGCGGCAAGCCTTGTGCCGGCCGTTTCCGAAGCGCATGCGCAAAAGGATATGCATCGCATCGTGCAGCGTTCCGGTTCGGCCATCAAAATTGCGAATATGTTTACCATACCGGCCTGTGTGGGCCTCTGTGTATTGGCGACGCCTATATCTCAGCTTATTTATGCGACGCCTAATGCAGGACCTGTCATTGCGGTCATCAGCTTGAGTATCGTATTCCTTGGATGGCAACAGGTGACGGCGGGGATTCTGCAAGGGCTCGGTAGAACTATGATTCCTATGGCTGCCATTTTTATTGGACTTTTAGCAAAAACCGTACTAGATTATAAATTAACGGGAACTGTCGAGCTCGGCATAAACGGCGCCGCATGGGCTACAAACTTCAACTTTGCCATTGCAGCCCTCATCAACTATACCTTTGTAAAACGATATGTAGGTGCGGTTTTAAATAAAATGGAACTCTTAAAAATCATCGTATCCGCCATGGCTATGGGCGGTGCAACCCAGGTGATTTATGTAAGCACGGTGGACCTGTTGGATAATGGCGGAGCCGTGGCGATGGCTATACTGGTGGCTATTTTCGTTTACTGCTTATCCTTATGGCTTACCAAGGCGATTGTGAAGGACGATATCTATTATTTCCCGATCATCGGTAAACGCTTACAGGCTCGCCGAAACAGAGAGGAGGCGAAACTATATGAACAACAATATTGA
- the mfd gene encoding transcription-repair coupling factor: MDNTFTELLSQNPSFADGLNAFQNKGKSVIYGLSGSQKSFLLSRAFADGPTKPFVIVVHDKEHKEMWERDLAFFWPNVPVLSFPVTDHVDFTTVARSLEDQGAQMRALSLLAWQEPVVVLANAEEVTQYVVSPQYLKGQSLHFGLSDVIDRNTVLEQLVTIGYERVDQAEQRGHFAVRGDILDIYPVNSDDPIRIEFFGDEIDTLRFFSVESQRSVEQIESYTVTPFFLGNDDAESTLLSYVKEGTLIYDEPGRIQEALKKFLKEDPTHRKMHCDWSALQRTADARTQIAFTFMQQRSIGLGGFTAIGIQGKTMTSFERQIPLLTDEIEQWHRRHHQVVLVLNNQQRRKGIERALEQENIPFIHSDTWISKPDTVVILQGLLTDGFELPNSHIVVVVEGNIYGQQKRKLRNKPKKGQEINYFTDLTVGDYVVHSVHGIGKYIGLKTIETEGIHRDYIEIAYAGTDKLFLPANHLDQLQKYIGNEGDVPRIHKMGGGDWNKVVTKAKKSIDDLAEKLVELYAQREITEGFAFLPDQPWQQEFEDAFPYEETADQLQATAEIKESMERPVPMDRLLAGDVGFGKTEVAMRAIFKAVMSGKQVAVLVPTTVLAQQHYQTFVDRFSSFGVKVDVLNRFRSTAEKKQILKGVEDGSVDVLIGTHSLLNKKVKFKDLGMLVVDEEQRFGVAQKEKWKEWAHNIDVLTLSATPIPRTLHMSLVGVREMSVINTPPEERLPVQTYVVEYDMNLIADAIKRELSRGGQVYFVYNRVASIEHMGELLADALPGLRYAIAHGQMTGRQIEEIMTDFYEGHYDVLVSTSIIETGLDIPNANTIIIYDADRLGLSQLYQMRGRVGRSRRRAYAYFMYRPDKMLSEAAEKRLKAIEEFTELGAGFKLAMRDLEIRGAGNLLGSQQHGNIASVGFGMYVTMLEEAIAKAQNKEVERETAVDPAIDLEVDAFIDDAYIKDSARKISVYQRLLRIKSKKDLDDMTDELIDRFGTPTDPVDRLLRIAQIKEQARLLGIKSMVRREGQLIIHWYDDSKMADWDMGTVREDLWKKMKFVDTKPTTLYVSLNGMKGSILTITEAVMEALSQKSSTKESL, encoded by the coding sequence ATGGATAATACATTTACAGAACTGCTTTCACAGAACCCATCCTTTGCGGATGGGCTAAATGCATTTCAAAATAAAGGAAAATCAGTTATATATGGGCTCAGCGGCTCTCAAAAGAGTTTCTTGTTGAGCCGGGCTTTCGCAGACGGGCCCACCAAGCCGTTCGTCATAGTGGTTCATGATAAGGAACATAAGGAGATGTGGGAACGGGATTTAGCCTTTTTCTGGCCGAATGTTCCGGTGTTATCATTTCCTGTAACGGATCATGTTGATTTTACCACCGTTGCACGCAGCCTGGAGGACCAGGGGGCGCAGATGCGGGCCTTGAGCCTGTTAGCGTGGCAGGAACCGGTAGTGGTGCTGGCCAATGCGGAAGAGGTCACCCAATATGTGGTGTCACCCCAATATTTGAAAGGCCAATCTCTTCACTTCGGTTTGAGTGATGTGATTGATCGAAATACCGTACTGGAACAGTTGGTGACAATTGGATATGAACGAGTGGACCAGGCAGAACAGCGTGGTCATTTTGCCGTGCGCGGCGATATATTGGATATTTATCCCGTAAATAGTGATGACCCTATTCGTATTGAGTTCTTCGGTGATGAAATCGATACATTGCGTTTTTTCTCCGTTGAAAGTCAGCGCTCCGTCGAGCAAATCGAGTCCTATACGGTGACGCCTTTCTTCTTAGGTAATGATGATGCTGAAAGTACGCTTTTATCCTATGTAAAAGAGGGAACTCTTATTTACGATGAACCGGGACGGATTCAAGAGGCATTGAAAAAGTTCCTCAAGGAGGATCCGACTCATCGGAAAATGCACTGTGACTGGAGCGCCTTGCAGAGAACCGCAGATGCGCGGACACAGATTGCTTTCACATTTATGCAGCAGCGTTCCATCGGCCTTGGCGGATTTACCGCAATCGGTATTCAAGGCAAGACGATGACCAGTTTTGAGCGTCAGATTCCGCTGTTGACGGATGAAATTGAGCAGTGGCATCGCCGACATCATCAAGTGGTGCTAGTCCTTAATAACCAGCAGCGCAGAAAGGGCATTGAGCGGGCTCTGGAGCAGGAAAATATTCCTTTTATTCATAGTGATACCTGGATTTCTAAACCCGATACTGTCGTTATTTTACAAGGCCTTTTAACAGATGGTTTTGAATTGCCGAACAGCCACATTGTGGTTGTTGTAGAGGGCAATATTTACGGACAGCAGAAGCGCAAATTGAGAAACAAGCCGAAGAAAGGTCAGGAAATCAATTATTTTACGGATCTGACTGTCGGTGATTATGTAGTTCACAGTGTTCACGGTATCGGCAAGTACATCGGACTTAAGACGATTGAAACCGAAGGTATTCATCGTGATTATATTGAAATCGCCTATGCCGGTACGGATAAATTGTTTTTGCCGGCCAATCATCTGGATCAGTTGCAAAAGTATATCGGCAATGAAGGTGATGTGCCTCGTATCCATAAGATGGGCGGCGGTGACTGGAATAAGGTCGTTACGAAGGCGAAAAAGTCCATCGATGACTTGGCGGAGAAATTGGTGGAATTATATGCACAGCGTGAGATAACCGAAGGGTTCGCGTTTCTTCCTGATCAACCGTGGCAACAAGAATTTGAAGATGCATTTCCTTATGAAGAAACGGCGGATCAACTGCAGGCGACGGCGGAAATCAAGGAGTCGATGGAACGCCCGGTGCCTATGGACAGACTTCTGGCGGGGGATGTAGGCTTCGGTAAAACCGAGGTGGCTATGCGAGCCATCTTTAAAGCCGTTATGAGCGGTAAGCAGGTGGCCGTGCTCGTGCCGACCACCGTATTGGCTCAACAACATTATCAGACCTTTGTGGACCGATTCTCTTCGTTCGGAGTTAAGGTGGACGTATTGAATCGATTCCGCAGTACAGCCGAGAAAAAGCAGATTCTCAAGGGCGTTGAGGACGGCTCTGTAGATGTATTGATCGGTACGCATTCATTGCTCAATAAAAAGGTAAAGTTTAAAGATTTAGGTATGCTCGTCGTCGATGAGGAGCAGCGATTCGGTGTAGCACAGAAGGAAAAGTGGAAAGAATGGGCGCATAATATCGATGTACTCACCTTGAGTGCCACTCCGATTCCTAGAACATTACATATGTCACTCGTAGGGGTGCGGGAGATGTCCGTCATTAATACGCCGCCTGAAGAGCGTCTACCGGTTCAGACCTATGTGGTTGAATACGATATGAATCTCATCGCTGATGCGATCAAGCGGGAGTTATCCCGAGGGGGACAGGTGTATTTCGTATATAACCGCGTTGCCTCTATTGAACATATGGGGGAACTTCTGGCAGATGCATTGCCGGGGCTACGGTATGCTATTGCTCACGGTCAGATGACGGGGCGTCAAATCGAAGAGATTATGACCGACTTTTATGAAGGTCACTATGATGTGCTCGTATCGACGAGTATCATTGAAACGGGATTGGATATTCCGAATGCAAATACGATTATTATTTATGATGCGGACCGATTGGGATTGTCTCAGCTATATCAGATGCGCGGCCGTGTGGGGCGCTCGCGCCGCAGGGCTTATGCGTATTTCATGTATCGTCCGGATAAGATGTTATCCGAGGCGGCGGAGAAGCGCTTGAAAGCCATCGAGGAATTTACGGAACTCGGAGCAGGTTTTAAGCTCGCCATGCGCGATCTTGAAATCCGTGGAGCAGGTAATTTGTTGGGCTCGCAACAACATGGCAACATCGCATCCGTCGGCTTCGGTATGTATGTAACGATGCTGGAAGAGGCCATTGCAAAGGCTCAAAATAAAGAGGTGGAACGGGAGACTGCCGTTGATCCCGCCATCGATTTAGAGGTGGATGCCTTTATCGACGATGCCTATATCAAGGACAGTGCCCGAAAAATCTCCGTATATCAACGATTATTGCGCATTAAGTCTAAAAAAGACCTTGATGATATGACGGATGAACTCATTGATCGCTTCGGAACGCCGACGGATCCGGTGGACCGTTTGTTGCGCATCGCTCAAATCAAGGAGCAGGCTCGATTATTGGGCATTAAGAGCATGGTACGCCGTGAAGGACAGCTCATTATTCACTGGTACGATGATTCGAAAATGGCCGATTGGGATATGGGCACTGTTCGTGAAGATTTATGGAAGAAAATGAAATTCGTAGATACAAAACCGACCACATTGTATGTGAGCCTCAACGGTATGAAGGGTTCTATTTTAACGATTACAGAAGCGGTGATGGAGGCATTGAGTCAGAAATCATCGACAAAGGAGAGCCTATGA
- a CDS encoding ABC transporter permease, protein MMNWRLYWNQIIAIIWKELLATFKDPKTRIILLVPVIIQGFLFGYAATYNLNKVPYVLVDESHTQTSAALESTINSSGIFSLYKVADSPDVIAPLIDSNKVIMAVIIPQDFEEKLKHQQPSSITVIANGTNSMTSGVAASYMGQIISQFNQTALGVEHKGITIESRTWYNENQQSSWTFLAGLVVLVSMTQVIMLGGLSVAREREQGTFDQLLVTPVSSLQILIAKSIPPMFIGLFQSSVLLLLAMFWFQVPFRGNIFLVYAVLFTFICSSIGLGLSISAIAKNMQQVLVYVFVFLLPLALLSGLATPIHNMPKLLQYITYVNPMRFSIEAIRRIYLEGAGFVDIWFNFIPMIILTIITMSIAGWLFRNRVG, encoded by the coding sequence ATGATGAATTGGCGCCTGTACTGGAATCAAATCATTGCTATCATATGGAAAGAGCTATTAGCCACTTTCAAAGATCCGAAAACTCGTATAATCTTACTGGTACCGGTTATTATTCAAGGATTCCTCTTCGGTTATGCCGCGACATATAACCTCAACAAGGTTCCTTATGTATTGGTTGATGAAAGTCACACTCAAACGTCGGCCGCCCTGGAATCAACTATCAATTCATCGGGCATCTTTAGCTTGTATAAAGTTGCGGACTCCCCCGATGTAATCGCTCCGCTTATCGATTCCAATAAGGTAATTATGGCGGTGATTATACCGCAGGATTTTGAAGAGAAATTAAAACATCAACAGCCTTCATCAATTACGGTTATTGCAAACGGGACAAATTCTATGACATCAGGTGTTGCCGCTTCGTATATGGGACAAATTATTTCCCAATTCAATCAGACCGCGTTAGGTGTTGAACATAAGGGGATCACGATTGAATCTCGTACGTGGTACAATGAAAATCAGCAGTCTTCGTGGACCTTTTTAGCCGGTCTCGTCGTCTTGGTCAGCATGACACAAGTCATCATGCTGGGCGGCTTATCGGTGGCGCGAGAACGAGAGCAGGGAACCTTTGACCAGCTGCTGGTAACGCCTGTATCCTCCCTGCAGATTTTGATTGCAAAGTCCATACCTCCAATGTTTATAGGCCTGTTTCAAAGCAGTGTATTGCTATTACTAGCTATGTTCTGGTTTCAAGTTCCGTTTCGAGGAAATATTTTTCTCGTCTATGCCGTATTATTTACATTTATATGCAGCAGTATCGGATTGGGGTTATCTATTTCGGCCATTGCTAAAAACATGCAGCAGGTTCTCGTATATGTTTTCGTTTTTTTATTGCCCTTGGCGTTATTATCCGGATTGGCAACGCCGATTCATAATATGCCGAAATTATTGCAATATATTACATATGTAAATCCTATGCGCTTTTCTATTGAAGCGATACGGCGGATTTATTTGGAAGGGGCAGGTTTTGTTGATATATGGTTCAATTTTATTCCTATGATTATCCTGACCATTATAACCATGTCCATAGCGGGCTGGCTGTTTAGAAATCGAGTGGGATAA
- a CDS encoding ABC transporter permease, whose product MNGFIKRFSSLVHKETLQVLRDPSTILLGVVLPILLIILIGSGVTLDVKHVPIAVVMERQDAMSESVYDSLNGSEYFQPIAVRDRNTAELLMEKRKVDAILVIPQDFSSQVMRGQGKVQGIYYGVDTSVAMSVQSYVTSAINLWAAKNIPFMMRGGYITMNHRMWFNEENTSTWFLIPGLIMIIMTIVSVFLTAVVMAREWERGTFEALFVTPVKPIEIILAKIVPYYVLAMSGMLFCLGVSYFFYDVPMRGSLWIICIVSTLYLIVSLNMGLLISALTKKQFLACQMASLTSFLPALMLTGFLFDPHSQPVVIQYVSRMLPSTYYLELLKSLFLGGNNWYLIIKNSAVLSGFAVCFTFLTIHITRKKVK is encoded by the coding sequence ATGAACGGCTTTATAAAACGGTTTTCTTCATTGGTACATAAGGAAACCTTACAGGTATTGCGCGATCCCAGCACTATTCTGTTGGGGGTCGTACTACCTATACTCCTTATTATCCTCATCGGTTCAGGGGTAACGTTGGATGTTAAGCATGTACCGATAGCGGTGGTTATGGAACGTCAGGATGCAATGTCCGAGAGTGTGTATGATTCGTTAAACGGTTCCGAGTACTTTCAGCCCATAGCGGTTCGAGACAGAAATACGGCGGAACTGTTGATGGAAAAACGAAAGGTGGATGCCATACTGGTGATTCCACAGGATTTTTCGTCTCAAGTTATGCGCGGACAAGGAAAGGTACAGGGAATCTACTACGGTGTCGATACTTCGGTAGCGATGAGCGTGCAAAGTTATGTTACCTCAGCCATCAATTTGTGGGCAGCTAAGAATATTCCCTTTATGATGCGTGGCGGATATATAACGATGAACCATCGCATGTGGTTTAATGAGGAAAATACGAGTACCTGGTTTTTAATTCCCGGGCTCATCATGATTATCATGACGATTGTATCCGTATTTCTTACGGCTGTCGTCATGGCCAGAGAGTGGGAACGGGGGACTTTCGAGGCTTTATTCGTTACACCGGTTAAGCCTATTGAAATTATTTTAGCCAAGATCGTACCGTATTATGTATTGGCGATGTCGGGCATGTTGTTTTGTCTCGGCGTATCGTATTTCTTTTATGACGTGCCGATGCGTGGTTCCTTATGGATTATCTGCATCGTGTCAACCTTGTACTTAATTGTTTCCTTAAATATGGGACTGCTTATATCCGCACTTACGAAAAAACAGTTTTTAGCGTGTCAAATGGCATCACTTACAAGCTTTCTACCGGCTTTGATGTTGACGGGATTTTTGTTTGATCCTCATTCCCAGCCCGTGGTGATTCAATATGTTTCCCGAATGTTACCTTCTACGTACTATTTGGAACTGTTGAAATCGTTGTTTCTGGGTGGAAATAACTGGTATTTAATTATTAAGAACAGCGCTGTTTTATCTGGCTTTGCTGTTTGTTTTACATTCTTGACGATTCATATTACGAGGAAGAAGGTGAAATGA